One Dictyoglomus thermophilum H-6-12 DNA window includes the following coding sequences:
- the glgP gene encoding alpha-glucan family phosphorylase has product MRKDYLEILKKEEVIAYFSMEIALISDIPTYSGGLGVLAGDTVRTAADLNIPFIAVTQLSRMGYFKQEIDKEGNQIEYPVNWEPEKFLTRLPFKTSVEIEGRNVFIQPWVYYWTSLHGHTVPVIFLDTNLPENSEEDRNITDILYGGDLAHRLKQEIVLGIGGAKVIKQLNLRVRKYHLNEGHSSLLTLELLKDELSSGKTLEEATENVREKCVFTTHTPVEAGHDKFPYEMVAKILGNYISIDLIKKFGGNDVLNMTLLALNLSGYVNGVAKRHQEISLQMFPGHRIHAITNGVHSFTWTSPSFRKLFDKYIPGWATEPELLSRAQFIPLEEIWNAHMEAKRDLIKFIYETTGIQFDENTLTIGFARRATAYKRPHLLFSDLNRLKKVKRKGPIQIVYAGKAHPKDIEGKKLIKEIYEYIKALENDIKIVYLQDYNLDMAKKIIAGVDVWLNTPQRPLEASGTSGMKAAHNGVINFSVLDGWWIEGHVEGYTGWSIGPSPFEEKSIENHIQEEIDDLYNKLEYIIIPTYYHHRDEWIRIMRNSISNIASYFNTHRMMKRYITEAYFKRS; this is encoded by the coding sequence TTGAGAAAAGACTACTTAGAAATATTAAAAAAGGAAGAAGTTATAGCCTACTTTTCTATGGAAATTGCCCTAATTAGCGATATTCCAACCTACAGTGGTGGACTTGGAGTCCTTGCAGGAGACACTGTAAGAACAGCAGCAGATCTAAATATACCATTCATAGCAGTAACTCAACTCAGTAGAATGGGTTATTTCAAACAAGAAATAGATAAAGAAGGCAATCAGATTGAATATCCAGTAAACTGGGAGCCTGAAAAATTCCTTACCCGACTCCCTTTCAAAACCAGTGTTGAAATAGAAGGTAGAAACGTATTTATCCAACCTTGGGTCTACTACTGGACATCTCTCCATGGTCACACAGTACCTGTTATTTTTCTAGACACTAACCTACCTGAAAACTCTGAAGAGGATAGGAATATAACCGATATTCTTTATGGTGGGGATTTGGCTCATAGATTAAAACAAGAAATTGTTCTAGGCATTGGTGGAGCAAAGGTAATAAAACAACTAAACTTAAGGGTAAGAAAATATCATTTAAATGAAGGTCATTCTTCTTTACTAACTCTTGAATTATTAAAAGATGAGCTATCCTCAGGAAAAACTTTGGAAGAAGCCACAGAAAATGTAAGAGAAAAATGTGTATTTACAACCCATACTCCTGTAGAAGCAGGACACGATAAATTTCCTTATGAAATGGTAGCCAAAATACTTGGAAACTACATCTCTATAGATCTGATCAAAAAGTTCGGAGGGAACGATGTTCTTAACATGACTCTGCTTGCTTTAAACTTATCTGGCTATGTCAACGGAGTAGCAAAAAGGCACCAAGAGATTTCCCTTCAAATGTTTCCCGGACACAGGATTCATGCAATTACTAATGGTGTTCACTCCTTTACCTGGACTTCTCCAAGCTTCAGAAAACTCTTTGATAAGTATATACCCGGATGGGCTACAGAGCCAGAACTTCTCTCAAGAGCCCAGTTTATACCCCTGGAAGAAATATGGAATGCCCATATGGAAGCTAAAAGAGATCTGATAAAGTTTATTTATGAAACCACTGGAATTCAATTCGATGAAAATACACTTACTATTGGATTTGCAAGAAGAGCTACAGCCTATAAAAGGCCACATTTACTATTTTCAGATCTAAACAGATTAAAGAAAGTAAAAAGAAAGGGACCAATCCAAATTGTCTATGCTGGAAAAGCCCATCCTAAGGACATAGAAGGGAAAAAACTTATAAAGGAAATTTACGAGTACATAAAAGCTCTTGAGAACGACATAAAAATTGTCTATTTACAAGATTATAATCTGGACATGGCAAAAAAAATTATAGCAGGAGTAGACGTATGGTTAAATACTCCCCAAAGACCTTTAGAGGCCTCAGGTACCAGTGGTATGAAAGCAGCCCATAATGGGGTAATTAACTTTAGTGTCCTCGACGGATGGTGGATCGAAGGGCATGTAGAAGGATATACAGGCTGGTCCATAGGTCCATCTCCTTTTGAAGAAAAGAGCATTGAAAACCATATTCAGGAAGAGATCGATGACCTATACAACAAATTAGAGTATATAATTATTCCAACCTACTATCATCATAGGGATGAATGGATAAGAATCATGAGAAATTCCATATCTAACATTGCTTCCTATTTCAACACCCACAGAATGATGAAAAGATATATTACAGAGGCATATTTCAAAAGAAGCTAA
- a CDS encoding Crp/Fnr family transcriptional regulator, protein MEVKKFLKNVPLFEDFSDDELEKLLLICKEKSYPKDSIIFQKEDPGNFFFLICSGRVKVIIETEEGKEGILAILYPTEFFGEMSLLDGEPRSATVVALEETNVIIIERNEFLSLLYKHPELALKILKTLSLRLRKANRQIETLMFLDASGRIARLLIDIARDRGKKVDEGVLIDLEFTRQELGNLIGVSRETTIRILKSFEEEGILSIERNHIIIKDIKELERRV, encoded by the coding sequence ATGGAAGTGAAAAAGTTTTTAAAAAATGTTCCCCTTTTTGAAGATTTTTCTGATGATGAATTAGAAAAGCTTTTGCTTATATGTAAGGAAAAAAGTTATCCTAAGGATTCAATTATATTTCAGAAAGAGGATCCAGGGAATTTCTTTTTTCTTATATGTTCTGGTAGAGTCAAAGTGATTATTGAAACTGAGGAGGGAAAAGAAGGAATTCTTGCCATCTTATATCCTACTGAGTTTTTTGGAGAGATGTCTCTTCTTGATGGTGAGCCCAGATCTGCCACTGTGGTAGCTTTGGAAGAGACAAATGTAATTATTATCGAAAGGAATGAATTTTTGAGTCTTCTATATAAGCATCCAGAACTTGCTTTAAAAATTTTAAAAACCTTATCTTTAAGGCTCAGAAAAGCAAATAGACAAATAGAAACCCTTATGTTTTTAGATGCTTCGGGTAGAATAGCAAGATTGCTAATTGATATTGCTAGAGATAGAGGAAAAAAAGTAGATGAGGGAGTTTTAATTGATCTTGAGTTTACAAGGCAGGAATTGGGTAACTTAATTGGAGTTTCTCGAGAAACTACTATAAGAATATTAAAGAGTTTTGAAGAGGAAGGTATTCTCTCTATTGAGAGAAATCATATAATAATCAAGGATATAAAGGAGTTAGAAAGAAGGGTATAG
- a CDS encoding Rqc2 family fibronectin-binding protein, whose amino-acid sequence MKLKLSFDLLTLELFYEETKDIVLNSIIEKIYQIGNTDIFLELFSVDQGRYKLVLSVHPQLYRIQITKKEFPYPARPPSFLMLLRKHLEGGRIIQYSLVPQERIVELKIKRFPEEDKKLILELMGKYSNLILLNEANIIIDSIKHVTSEVSRFREILPGVPYIYPPKTQKISLPDIDENKLDEILSKEVSLKDLLLKELTYMNPQLVNDILLENDKEKIKKRILEIKEKIIKKDLTPIVYIHEGEPVAFSLFPLKEYENFERKEFDKVYKAVDYVYSYAFDKTLFEQQQRRLLEIVKENIEKVTEKIREFEEQIKEGEEAEKLRIKGEILLLNKDQIKKGTEKIILPNPYNPEEMVEIELDLSLSAFENAQKYFKKYKKLKRGINILKEQKQKLEEELYYLNSLEFSIENSKSFPELREIEEELEKGGYIKERKEIIYKREKKPELLKFISSDGFEIYVGKNNRQNEIITFQIAKPEDLWLHARGIPGAHVIIKTNNQEVPESTLYEACSLAAYFSKGKYSSYVPVDYTKRKYVTKPKESKPGFVVYKNEKTMFAKPEDALTLLSQKT is encoded by the coding sequence ATGAAGTTAAAACTAAGCTTTGATTTACTAACTTTAGAGCTCTTCTATGAAGAGACAAAAGATATAGTTTTAAATTCTATCATAGAAAAAATATATCAGATAGGAAATACTGATATATTTTTAGAATTATTTTCCGTCGATCAAGGAAGGTATAAGTTAGTTTTATCAGTACATCCACAGCTTTATAGAATCCAAATTACTAAAAAGGAATTTCCTTATCCTGCGCGTCCCCCTTCTTTCCTCATGCTTCTTAGAAAACATTTAGAAGGGGGACGTATAATTCAGTATTCTTTAGTACCCCAGGAAAGAATAGTAGAGCTTAAAATAAAGAGATTTCCCGAAGAAGATAAAAAACTTATATTGGAACTAATGGGGAAATACAGCAACCTAATACTTCTAAATGAGGCTAACATTATAATTGACTCTATAAAGCATGTAACCAGCGAAGTAAGTAGATTTAGAGAAATTTTACCTGGAGTTCCCTACATATATCCTCCTAAAACTCAGAAGATCTCACTCCCTGATATCGATGAAAACAAATTAGATGAGATCTTAAGTAAAGAGGTCTCCCTCAAAGACTTACTTTTAAAAGAGTTAACTTATATGAACCCTCAATTAGTTAATGACATTCTTTTAGAAAACGATAAAGAAAAAATCAAAAAAAGGATCTTAGAAATAAAAGAGAAAATCATAAAAAAAGATCTAACGCCCATAGTATATATCCACGAGGGAGAACCTGTTGCCTTTAGTTTATTTCCTTTAAAAGAATATGAAAATTTTGAAAGAAAAGAATTTGACAAAGTATATAAAGCTGTAGACTATGTATACTCTTACGCCTTTGACAAAACGTTATTTGAACAACAGCAAAGGAGACTTTTAGAGATAGTAAAGGAAAACATCGAAAAAGTAACAGAAAAAATAAGAGAATTTGAAGAGCAGATAAAGGAGGGGGAAGAAGCAGAAAAACTAAGAATAAAAGGAGAAATACTCCTACTTAACAAGGATCAAATAAAAAAAGGAACTGAAAAGATAATACTTCCCAATCCTTATAATCCTGAAGAGATGGTAGAAATAGAACTTGATCTTAGTCTTTCAGCCTTTGAAAACGCTCAAAAATACTTTAAAAAATATAAAAAACTAAAAAGAGGAATAAATATTTTGAAAGAGCAAAAACAAAAGTTAGAAGAAGAATTATACTATTTAAATTCTCTTGAATTTTCTATAGAAAATTCCAAAAGTTTTCCGGAGTTGAGAGAGATAGAAGAAGAATTAGAAAAAGGAGGATATATAAAAGAGAGAAAAGAGATAATATACAAAAGAGAAAAAAAACCAGAACTACTGAAATTTATAAGTTCCGATGGATTTGAAATCTATGTAGGAAAAAACAACAGACAAAACGAAATAATAACTTTTCAAATAGCAAAGCCAGAGGATTTATGGCTTCATGCCAGAGGAATACCGGGAGCCCATGTAATAATAAAAACTAATAATCAGGAGGTTCCTGAAAGCACTCTTTACGAAGCCTGCTCTCTTGCAGCCTACTTCAGTAAGGGCAAATACTCAAGCTATGTTCCAGTAGATTATACAAAAAGAAAATACGTAACAAAACCAAAAGAATCAAAACCAGGATTTGTAGTATATAAGAATGAAAAAACCATGTTTGCTAAACCAGAAGATGCGCTAACTCTTCTCTCTCAAAAAACTTAA
- a CDS encoding RluA family pseudouridine synthase produces MEKERYEILVEDGGERIDKYLSQKISLSRSQIQDLIDKGLIKVNEKEVKSSYKVKVGDKIEVIVPPPEETEIKPQDIPIEIVYEDDDIVIINKPKGMVVHPAHGHYNDTLVNALLYRIKDLSGIGGEIRPGIVHRLDKDTTGLLIIAKNDVSHQRLSEQLKNRILKRTYWAICEGEIPWEEKRVEAPLGRHPIDRKRMAIVPYGKLAITNFKVLERFKGYTLISADLETGRTHQIRVHISHLGFPILGDEVYGRIDKRFGVRGQLLHAKKISFIHPTKNVPMEFEIDLPEEFKRVLSFLREKS; encoded by the coding sequence ATGGAGAAAGAAAGGTATGAAATTTTGGTTGAAGATGGTGGAGAAAGGATTGATAAATATCTTTCACAAAAAATTTCTTTATCCCGTTCCCAAATTCAAGATCTTATAGATAAGGGTCTAATCAAGGTTAACGAAAAGGAGGTAAAGAGCAGTTATAAAGTGAAAGTAGGGGACAAGATTGAAGTTATTGTTCCTCCTCCTGAGGAGACTGAGATTAAGCCTCAGGATATTCCTATAGAGATAGTATATGAAGATGATGATATAGTGATAATTAATAAACCAAAGGGTATGGTAGTCCATCCAGCTCATGGGCATTACAATGATACCCTTGTTAATGCTCTTCTTTACAGGATAAAAGATCTTTCAGGAATAGGTGGAGAAATAAGGCCAGGGATTGTGCACAGACTTGACAAAGATACTACAGGGCTTTTGATAATTGCTAAAAATGATGTTTCTCATCAGAGACTCTCGGAACAGCTAAAAAATAGGATTTTAAAAAGGACTTATTGGGCTATATGCGAAGGTGAAATTCCTTGGGAGGAAAAAAGAGTAGAGGCACCTTTGGGAAGGCATCCAATAGATCGAAAGAGGATGGCCATTGTGCCTTATGGAAAGTTAGCAATAACAAATTTTAAGGTTTTAGAGAGATTTAAAGGTTATACCTTGATTTCTGCAGATCTTGAAACAGGTAGAACTCATCAAATAAGAGTTCATATATCTCATTTGGGATTCCCCATATTGGGTGATGAAGTCTATGGTAGGATAGACAAAAGATTTGGAGTAAGAGGTCAACTTTTACATGCTAAAAAAATCTCTTTTATACACCCAACAAAAAATGTACCTATGGAGTTTGAAATTGATCTTCCTGAGGAGTTTAAAAGGGTATTAAGTTTTTTGAGAGAGAAGAGTTAG
- the hflK gene encoding FtsH protease activity modulator HflK: MQNFPDFQFPKNNLSVKTILSIIAVIFLIVVLFSSFYFVGPAEIGVVKRFGKIVGTYDPGIHWKIPFVDQVVKVDVSAIRRLEIGFRTITLGPPPRYQDVEEESLLLTKDGKIVDLDFVVQYQIANPIFYLSNVKGEDRLLRDLAQASMRQVVGGYEFDEILTVSKEEIQNNVKTLLQNLLNNNNFGIKIVNVQLQDVIPPEAVQPAFQDVINAKSEKDKLILEAQAYYNQIVPEAEGQAAKIIAEAEAYMNEQIERAKGDAQRFKVLLEKYKSSPSLIKTKLYLEAMEMILPKTKIIIIDDPKGSMKIYNLPSELFTNTTTFSEGDKK; encoded by the coding sequence ATGCAGAATTTTCCTGATTTTCAATTTCCAAAAAATAATTTATCTGTAAAGACAATTCTTTCTATAATTGCTGTGATCTTTCTAATAGTTGTTTTATTTTCAAGCTTTTATTTTGTAGGACCTGCGGAGATAGGGGTAGTAAAGAGATTTGGAAAGATTGTGGGTACTTACGATCCTGGGATTCATTGGAAGATTCCTTTTGTAGACCAGGTTGTTAAAGTAGATGTTTCAGCTATAAGGAGGCTTGAAATTGGTTTTCGTACTATAACTTTAGGTCCACCTCCAAGATACCAAGATGTGGAGGAAGAATCTCTTCTTCTAACAAAGGATGGAAAAATTGTGGATTTAGATTTTGTGGTTCAGTACCAGATAGCTAATCCTATATTTTATTTGAGTAATGTTAAAGGAGAGGATAGGCTTCTTCGTGATCTTGCTCAAGCCTCTATGAGACAGGTTGTAGGTGGTTATGAATTTGATGAGATCTTGACAGTTTCTAAGGAAGAGATTCAAAATAATGTAAAAACACTTTTGCAGAATTTGTTAAATAATAACAATTTTGGTATAAAAATAGTAAACGTACAGCTTCAGGATGTGATTCCTCCAGAAGCTGTTCAGCCAGCCTTCCAAGATGTTATAAATGCAAAATCAGAAAAGGATAAACTTATTCTTGAGGCTCAAGCGTATTATAACCAGATTGTTCCAGAAGCAGAAGGTCAAGCGGCTAAGATCATTGCTGAAGCAGAAGCTTATATGAATGAACAAATAGAGAGGGCAAAAGGTGATGCTCAGAGGTTTAAAGTTTTGCTGGAAAAGTATAAAAGTTCTCCCTCTCTTATAAAGACAAAGCTTTATTTAGAAGCTATGGAAATGATACTTCCAAAGACAAAGATTATAATAATTGATGATCCTAAAGGTTCTATGAAAATATATAATCTTCCATCAGAACTTTTTACAAACACCACAACTTTTTCTGAGGGGGATAAAAAATGA
- a CDS encoding ROK family transcriptional regulator, which translates to MVFIRTGRGGRASQQREVNKTIILNAFLRCRNISRTEIAKRFNLSKSTVTRLVNTLIDEGMIIEIEPSSEKKIGRKAIVLGLNPEYKNALAIKVGVTHTYLSKIDFAMNIKEIKSFLTPKNPQDFLDKLEEYTKMLFPEGLNKTHAVGIGIPGIVDNTFKNVVVAPNLNWKNLPLGDMIADRIKKVFSVEIPVKMDNEANMAVVAEGMLGTKIEYNDLNIVYVYVGEGIGTGLILDGKLYRGRYNTAGEFGHMTVMKDGLKCKCGNLGCWERYASLGSEIALKAGFDSEKETVEVSDEKVLKKYINELAIGLINIINGLNPDVIILGGPLIKKDTKEVWEFIRQEIKKIVEEKSITSDAGKVRIELTSFLDYPAELVGAGIWAFWDIFEGPVLSTV; encoded by the coding sequence ATGGTTTTTATTAGAACAGGTAGAGGAGGAAGAGCGAGTCAACAAAGAGAAGTAAACAAAACTATAATATTAAATGCCTTTCTTCGCTGTAGAAATATTTCTCGTACAGAAATTGCCAAGAGATTTAATTTAAGCAAGAGCACTGTAACAAGGCTTGTAAATACTCTTATAGATGAAGGTATGATTATAGAGATAGAACCCTCAAGTGAGAAAAAAATTGGTAGAAAAGCTATAGTTCTCGGCTTAAATCCTGAGTATAAAAACGCTCTTGCTATAAAAGTAGGAGTTACACATACTTATTTATCTAAGATTGATTTTGCTATGAATATAAAAGAGATAAAAAGCTTCCTTACCCCTAAGAATCCTCAAGACTTTCTCGATAAATTGGAAGAGTATACTAAGATGCTTTTTCCTGAGGGTCTTAATAAAACTCACGCAGTAGGTATTGGAATACCAGGAATAGTAGACAATACGTTTAAAAATGTAGTGGTGGCTCCCAATTTGAATTGGAAGAATCTTCCTTTAGGAGATATGATTGCGGATAGGATAAAGAAAGTCTTTTCTGTTGAAATTCCTGTTAAGATGGATAATGAGGCAAATATGGCTGTAGTAGCGGAAGGAATGCTTGGGACTAAAATAGAATATAATGATCTAAACATAGTTTATGTATACGTTGGAGAAGGAATAGGAACGGGATTGATTCTTGATGGAAAACTTTATAGGGGAAGATATAATACTGCTGGTGAATTTGGTCATATGACAGTTATGAAAGATGGCCTTAAGTGTAAGTGTGGAAATTTAGGATGTTGGGAAAGATATGCTTCTTTAGGAAGCGAGATTGCGCTAAAAGCAGGCTTTGATTCAGAGAAAGAGACTGTAGAAGTTTCTGATGAGAAAGTTCTTAAAAAATATATAAACGAGTTAGCAATTGGATTAATAAACATTATTAACGGTTTAAATCCAGACGTTATAATCCTTGGAGGACCGCTTATTAAAAAAGATACTAAAGAGGTATGGGAGTTTATAAGGCAGGAGATCAAAAAAATTGTGGAGGAAAAAAGTATAACCTCTGATGCGGGAAAGGTTAGGATTGAACTTACGTCCTTCTTAGATTATCCTGCAGAGCTTGTTGGAGCAGGTATATGGGCATTTTGGGATATATTTGAAGGTCCAGTACTCTCTACGGTGTAA
- a CDS encoding aldo/keto reductase family protein, which translates to MEYRKLGKAGVKLSVLGLGAWLTFGEKVNYDVTKECIATAIENGVNFIDLADVYARGEAERVVGKVIKDLGIRRQDLVISSKVYWPMSDNINDRGLSRKHIMESIDGSLKRLGVDYLDIYFCHRYDPETPIDEVVRAMDDLVHQGKILYWGTSVWSAAQIESAVGTAIKYNAYPPQVEQPRYNMLDRHIEPEIIPTCAKHGIGITVFSPLAQGILTGKYNSGIPAGSRASWSDWLKNELTEENIEKVRKLTNLAKDLGITMSQLALAWILRRPEITSAIVGASKPEQLKETLKAGDIKLTEDVLEEIEKILANAPK; encoded by the coding sequence ATGGAATACAGAAAACTTGGAAAAGCTGGAGTTAAATTAAGCGTTTTGGGTCTTGGAGCCTGGCTCACCTTTGGAGAAAAAGTTAACTATGATGTAACAAAGGAATGTATTGCTACTGCTATAGAAAATGGTGTAAATTTCATAGACCTTGCAGACGTATATGCAAGAGGAGAAGCAGAAAGAGTAGTAGGAAAGGTTATAAAAGACCTTGGCATCAGGAGACAAGACCTAGTAATATCTAGTAAGGTTTACTGGCCTATGAGCGACAACATAAACGATAGAGGGCTTTCAAGGAAACATATAATGGAGTCCATTGATGGATCTCTTAAAAGATTAGGAGTAGACTATCTTGATATCTATTTTTGCCATCGTTATGATCCGGAAACTCCTATAGACGAAGTAGTAAGGGCCATGGATGATTTAGTACATCAAGGGAAAATTCTTTATTGGGGGACTAGTGTATGGAGTGCAGCTCAGATTGAAAGTGCTGTTGGAACAGCAATAAAATATAACGCCTATCCGCCTCAAGTAGAACAGCCTAGGTACAATATGTTAGATAGACACATTGAACCAGAAATAATTCCTACCTGTGCAAAACATGGAATTGGTATTACTGTATTTTCTCCCCTTGCCCAAGGAATATTAACCGGAAAATACAACAGCGGAATTCCTGCAGGAAGTAGAGCCTCTTGGAGTGATTGGCTTAAAAATGAACTTACCGAAGAGAATATAGAAAAGGTTAGAAAACTTACTAACCTTGCCAAAGATCTTGGGATAACCATGTCTCAACTTGCCTTAGCGTGGATCCTAAGAAGACCAGAAATAACCTCCGCAATTGTAGGAGCTTCAAAACCCGAACAACTTAAAGAAACTCTTAAGGCTGGTGATATCAAGCTTACCGAAGATGTACTTGAGGAAATTGAAAAAATACTTGCCAACGCACCTAAATAA
- the hflC gene encoding protease modulator HflC: MKYISLGIVIFIIVFVLLFSVFVVDVTKQAVILEFGKPVRVVKDPGLYFKKPFVEEVIFFEKRILEYDSEPTIVVTKDKKSMILDSFALFRINDPILFLKTVRNEIGAQARLDDIIYSEMRRVVGQYDFDDIVSKKREEVFEEITTSSREKARELGIEISTVRMKRVSVPAENLKKIYDSMIAERQRQAALYRAEGQREAQRIKSEAEKKKVIILSEAYRRAQEMKGRGEAEASRILQTALSSDPEFYQFLKTLDLYKSTLPGNVLIITPDSELFRYLRKK, encoded by the coding sequence ATGAAGTATATATCTTTAGGAATAGTTATTTTTATAATTGTTTTTGTGCTCCTTTTTTCTGTCTTCGTAGTTGATGTTACAAAACAAGCTGTAATTCTTGAATTTGGAAAGCCAGTTAGAGTTGTGAAAGATCCTGGCCTTTATTTTAAAAAGCCTTTTGTAGAGGAAGTAATATTTTTTGAAAAAAGAATATTAGAGTATGATTCAGAACCCACCATAGTGGTCACTAAGGATAAGAAGTCTATGATTCTTGACTCTTTTGCACTCTTTAGAATTAATGATCCAATACTGTTTCTTAAGACCGTAAGAAATGAGATAGGAGCTCAGGCAAGACTTGATGATATTATTTATAGTGAAATGAGAAGGGTAGTGGGACAATATGATTTTGATGATATAGTTTCTAAGAAGAGGGAAGAAGTTTTTGAAGAGATTACAACCTCATCAAGAGAAAAGGCTAGAGAGCTTGGTATTGAGATAAGTACTGTTAGGATGAAAAGAGTAAGTGTTCCTGCAGAGAATTTGAAAAAGATTTATGATTCTATGATTGCGGAAAGGCAAAGACAGGCTGCACTATATAGGGCAGAGGGACAAAGAGAAGCTCAGAGAATAAAATCAGAGGCAGAAAAGAAAAAAGTGATTATTCTTTCAGAGGCCTATAGAAGAGCTCAAGAAATGAAGGGAAGAGGAGAAGCAGAAGCGAGTAGAATACTTCAAACTGCGTTATCGTCAGATCCTGAGTTTTATCAATTCTTAAAAACTTTAGACCTTTACAAGAGTACTCTTCCTGGAAATGTTCTGATAATTACTCCTGATTCTGAGCTTTTCCGATATTTAAGGAAAAAATAA
- the dnaA gene encoding chromosomal replication initiator protein DnaA, with protein MEDIKSIWEEALSYLSLEISRPGFETWIKTLKPLTLEGGKIVLQTPNKFSKDWLEEYYLPLIEEVIRKVTQKDFKVEILAEEKEDNIPEEKKVEYLSTSYNNLNPKYTFDTFVVGDSNRFAHAAALAVSQNPGKAYNPLLIYGGVGLGKTHLIHAIGHSIQEKYPKARVVYASMEKFTVELIDAIKEDGMTKFRNRYRNIDVLLIDDIQFLAGKERTQEEFFYTFNALYEAGKQIVLTSDRVPKEIPTLEDRLRSRFEWGLIADIQPPDLETRIAILKKKAEAEKAKVPDEVIEFIASQIQSNIRELEGALIRTIAFASLNNMPINLELAKTVLKDIIQPQIKNITMQNILQAVSEYFNISIEQLKGKGRSQEIAIPRQIAMYLARTLTDLSLPKIGEELGGRDHTTVLHAYEKIQELYQTDLSIKKAIQDIQNRLRNSNP; from the coding sequence ATGGAAGACATAAAAAGCATTTGGGAAGAAGCTCTTTCTTATCTTTCGCTAGAAATTAGTAGGCCTGGTTTTGAAACATGGATAAAAACCCTCAAACCCCTCACCCTTGAGGGGGGTAAAATAGTACTTCAAACACCAAATAAATTTTCAAAAGATTGGTTGGAAGAATATTATCTTCCCCTTATTGAAGAAGTAATAAGAAAGGTAACTCAAAAAGATTTTAAGGTAGAAATACTTGCTGAAGAAAAAGAAGATAATATCCCTGAGGAAAAAAAAGTTGAGTACCTTTCTACCTCTTATAATAACCTAAACCCTAAATACACTTTCGATACCTTCGTAGTAGGAGATAGCAATAGGTTTGCTCATGCAGCTGCCTTAGCTGTAAGCCAAAATCCCGGTAAGGCCTATAATCCTCTTCTCATATATGGAGGCGTTGGTTTAGGCAAAACTCACCTTATCCATGCCATTGGACACTCTATACAAGAAAAATATCCAAAAGCAAGAGTTGTTTATGCTTCCATGGAAAAGTTTACCGTAGAGCTTATTGATGCTATAAAAGAAGACGGAATGACTAAGTTTAGAAACAGATATAGAAATATAGATGTGCTTTTGATAGATGATATTCAATTTTTAGCAGGAAAAGAGAGAACACAAGAAGAATTCTTCTATACCTTCAATGCCCTTTATGAGGCTGGAAAACAGATAGTTCTTACTAGCGATAGAGTTCCAAAAGAGATTCCTACCTTAGAGGATAGGTTAAGATCACGTTTTGAATGGGGTTTAATTGCCGACATTCAACCCCCTGATTTGGAAACTAGGATAGCTATATTGAAGAAAAAAGCCGAAGCAGAGAAAGCTAAAGTGCCCGATGAAGTTATTGAGTTTATAGCCTCACAAATTCAATCAAACATTCGTGAATTAGAAGGAGCTTTAATAAGAACCATAGCCTTTGCCTCTTTAAATAATATGCCCATAAATCTTGAACTTGCCAAAACAGTGCTTAAAGATATCATTCAGCCACAAATAAAGAATATAACTATGCAAAACATACTTCAAGCTGTTTCTGAGTACTTTAATATCAGCATTGAGCAATTAAAAGGAAAGGGAAGATCTCAAGAGATAGCTATCCCAAGACAAATAGCAATGTATCTTGCAAGAACCTTAACTGATCTTTCCCTCCCTAAAATTGGAGAAGAATTAGGAGGAAGAGATCATACTACGGTGCTTCATGCCTATGAAAAGATCCAAGAACTATACCAGACAGACCTTTCTATTAAAAAGGCTATTCAAGATATCCAAAACCGCCTAAGAAATTCCAATCCATAA